The stretch of DNA tctgaattttccccacttcctctccgctgtgcggaggctggtcctggaggtacggagggtgatATCCTAGGACtggggggggatgtgcgaggcggctttgagacagggggacagagagagtcaaaggcagatgcagagtcagtgggagaaggattcgagaggggggagtgaggcggtgacagtggtggtaaaggaagagggtgagagggagtggaggttacggcgggctgaggaagtgtgggtgggaggggggaggaggatggggaggaagagggagggagaatgagatgaagtggtgatcagatgtatgcagcgGGGTAACCGTGTACATAAACAGTAATGAGATGATAAGCTTTTAGGTGTACTCGCATCATTGCATCATATGCATCATCACATTCTGACAACTGTTCTTCCAGGTATTACTAATTGCCAACTTGCCTTTAGTAATGCTGTCCTCCGAAACAGAATGGAACAATATCCTTGCACCAAATGTATGCCCGGTTGTTTGCATAAATTTGGACATGATTACTCAGACTTGAACACCTATTGAACACTAGTATAGTACTGTCTAATGATGATGGCACATCAGCCATGattcattacattagttatttagctgacgcttttatccaaagtgacagttGATTATACTCAGTAGGGGCCAAtctcccctggatcaatgtggggttaagggccttgctcaagggctgcactgatcttattgtggttacactggggcttgaaccagcaactgTGAGGCCTAGATGCATCACCTTGCTCTTGCCTGCatattaatgtacatttttacctGGACTATTTTAACAGCTAGTTTAATATATCAGGCTATAATCTGCCCAACCACTGTTATCATTTGCTCTGTTCTTCCCCATTACTATTTAGCCCATTCAACTGCCTACACCAGGTCAGGGAGCAGACAATGGAAGAGAAAACTCTACCACTTTGACATGCTTGCTGACCATCTGTGCACCCCAGTTCTTCATCCAGGCTCTTGCCATTTGCCAGCTTGATACCCAGGTGTGTATAATGGCTACTGTGGGAATGTCATTGAGAACAAAGTGTGAAACGGGCAAATTCACTTATTTAAATGACTTTGAAGGACagaacatttttgaaattgCTAAATTGATAAACGCATCAAAAGATTTGATGATGGGCTTTAGGTGGGAGCTACACTTGTAGCCACTGAGCGTTAAACGGTTTCCCAAGAAAAGGCTAACACGAGCAGAAGATATCACGGCagagcacacatttaaaaagcacTACTCACGTATGGTAATATCGTGTACCCTTGGCTGCGAATTCCAAAAACTAGAACAATAGATCGAAAGTcataaaaacgtttttttaaaaGGATGCTGCAAATCTAGATTCGTTCCATCATACTTTTATACTGTTATGTGGTCATTTGTTGAGGATAACAACTCTTAAAAGGAATAAGGCAttacctgctccctgatacctGCGATacttatttgtctttattattattattttaattagtaAGACGGTATGAGCTAAGCTTGCTGTTCATCTGCAGCCATTGATAGAGGTAACACACTTCATATAAGCCATAGACATCCCTGTAATATCCCTGTACTGGACCCACAGTGATTGTAACTTCGGGGAATGTCTTTATGTGGTGTTTACCCTTTAATTTGATACACTTGTTTAAAGTGGGAATCTGtgatttttttacatgaaaaataCCAAATTTCAGACATATTCCAATTGGCATTTCTATAGCAATGACCATTGAGACCATTTCggttgtttaatttcatttctataCATTACCATTTTAAGTTAGGGGAGGGCCCGCCATTCCCACCCTGTATGGAGAAACCTATGGaagaaatgaatgcaaatatgcaGAGTTTGTGTGACACTTACTTCTTGCACAAGAGGAGGAAGAGTCTCAGCACAGTTGTCTTTGTTTGCAGTAATTTAGCAATAATGGATGAAAGTACAAATAGTAAAGGGACCAAAAAGGGAAACCAATGTGCCAAACCTATGTGCCAAACCTAGTAGAAAAATAGGCAAACCATGCGGCTGTTTTGGAGCGCGTCTTCATGTAGCCGTGAACTCCACCAAAACCGAGGAAATCGTAGATTCCCACTTTAAAATGAGCCTACGATCAGCTCAATCAGAGCAGACAGCTTGGCTGCAGCTAAACGTAGGCTAATTACACAGTAGCAGGTAGTATAACGATGTATTTGCAAATTCAATCTGCAGGTAAAAAAGGGACTCTTATAAGGGTGAATATATgtcacagtgctgtgaaaaagtattgcCCCTTTCCAATTTCCTGCATATATTCCACACTAAATGGTTTCAGGTCTTTAGACAAAAAGTAGTATTcgaaagtaaacacaaaacattattgAAATGATTgcttatttaatttaatcaaacacccatatcacctgTGTGAAAATATAATCCTCACAAGAATAAAAAGGTAGCTCAAGAAGCATATAAAATGTGCACCCATCCTCTCAATTCAACTGTTAATTTGGCCAAATAAGTGCCAGAAGCAATCAGCAGTACTCATAGGGTATTCCCTCCAAAATGAACTTGCTGGTGCATTTTTAGGTGCATCAGGTGAGTAAAAGTCTTTCGGCAGTGCATGCAGTTGTAAGGCCTTTCTCCCGTGTGTATCCGCTGATGTCTCTTAAGATTACTTTGCTGAGTGAAGCTATTCCCGCACACAACACAGGTAAAGGGTCTTTCCCCGGTATGAATCCGTTTGTGGTCATTCAGATGGCTTTGTTGtgtgaaactcttcccacagtGTACGCAGGCAAAGGGCTTCTCCCCTGTGTGAATTCGCCGGTGGCAGGAAAGATTATTACGATGGCTGAAACTCCTACCACACTGTGTGCACCTGAATGCTTTCTTTCCTGGGTGTATTTGATCATGTATGCTATTTCGCTGGGTGAAACTCAGGCCAGAATGGGTGCTGACTAAATTGGCGGGGTCACTTATCGGATGGGGTTCGATGCTGTCATTCATGTGGAAAATTTGGGGGTCCTCGGTATCTGAGCCAGACTCTGCCGTGCTCTGACTGTCTCTCATTCCTTCTTCTGATGCCTCAAGTCTCTGTGGCCTGGCCTGAAATGCCTGGTCTTCGCTTTTCACACAGTTCAGTGTCTTTCTGTCCTGTCGCTGATCCCTCTCTGATGCAGTCTCTTCAATGCATATAGTCTGAATCTCAGCCTCCTCTTTGACACATGCTAAACCTGGAGTCCCAATGTGTAGCTTCACATCCAGGGATCCCAAAGAAGGCGTGCTGTTTCTGGAACCTTCCACTGCCTGATTAGGATGCAATTCAGCTTGGCCTGACAGTCGCTGCGGATCACCGCTAACATTAGCGCAGCGCTGGTCCTCTGCCTCCAGGTCGCTGTAGCCTTGCGTAGCTGGAGCCCTTGGGAGACCACCGCTCTCAAACACAAGCTCACCACCCGGGCTGCTCTGTGGCTTGACACCACGCTCAGATCTTGCTTCTACAAACACCTTTGTGGGAGGCTCTCTTCCTCGAACACCCTTCATCTCCAGATCCTCTTCATCGCTGCTTCTGTACCTCTGCAGCCCAGGGAGCTCCTCCAGGTGCTCTGTGGGAATGGGCTCAGTTTGTGGAGTCTCTGGGCGAGCCTCGTGGTGCTGCCGTTCAGTGGGAGGTCTCATTTCTGTAGAGCAGAAATCTGACGGCCCTGCAGAAAGAGAAATAACATCATAACCAATGGTCCTGTGTGGACACACTGTAAGAAACACTATCCAGTAAATAAAAAaggtattattttagttttatgtaTGAGTGTACATCATAGACACTCAGGGACGTAtcggtcttctgttgctgtagcctaccaATTAAGAGGTTtgatacgttgtgtgttcagagatgctcttctgcatacatacatgtaatgtgtggttatttgcattacagtcaccttcctgtcagcttcaaccagtctagcccttctcctcttacctctctcattaacaaagcgtttttgcctgcagaactgctgctcactggatgttttttgcttttcacatTATCAACTCTTACTGTCACTTCAAACATAGTTTCTACCTGGGATTTATATTATATGTGATAGGAATCTGCATCTTGATATAATATACTCCATTCCATCACCTTAATCAATGGATGCGTTTACAAAACTTTTTGTAGACTAAGATTAACTCAAGCCCAGCTCATTATTAACCCAGCAATGACGGCAAAATCAGCTCTTGTACAGTTCCCTATTCTGTGAGACACagtattttcaaacattttctcCCCTCAGCACTTACTCTTTTCACTGGTCACCAGTCTTTCCCTTGGTATCGCACTTGTCAGACCTTGTTTCTCCATGACTATAAGTGATGACGATACGTCCTTCTCCATGTCCGTAGACTGAAACTGCAGAGGAAAGTCAAGATGTTAGATGGAACTCTGTCATAAACCTTGCCACACCAAAACAAATATAATGTGAATCTGTATTTTGGTTTCTCCACttaaataatgtaatactgTGAGTAAAGCATTATTTGGCTCAAacctggccaatcacagcctgTCACCAAGACAGGTAGGCATAGTCTGTGAGCATCACCACGCATATTTGTAAGAAtctattcttttgattttgCAAAAACAAGTTCTGTGgcacagtcagcactttattcagCCTGGAAGCATAACTTTAATAGCAATAACCTGCAAGCCACATGTTGTTATATGTCCATCAAATGTGTGCTCAGCAAGACAAAATGTTCCACAAAACGCCCTGTCAAAACAAAAAGTACCTTGGGGGATCATGTGCAATAGTTTAGAGGTACTTTCCAAACCTTCTGTATTTTATTAATCTGCCAAAAGTATAAATGCAGGCTTCTTCCCCTTATCATAGCCCACCCGAGTGCAAGGGGCATGATCGAGCCTACAGTGAATTTGACAGTTGTCCAGCCAATCCTGCTGTGGCATGAGGCATTCAAAAGCCCCTGGAAGTACATTCTCATACAGGGAGCTTTGGTTATGTGAGTAATCCATTGACTGCTTCCTTGCATTGTCATAATACAGTAGTTTAGGTCTTTAGCTACTGTTGGACAGTCGTATTTCACAAGgtatttatcttattttatatttagtatGCTGAAAGTGATAAACTAACACTGACATCATCTGAAGCCATTTGAAAATCCAGTATAACCCAGTACAGTTTATGAATAATAGTGCAACATTAAGGCTCAATTAATACTGCTCCATGTAATTCACCTCTTCCGTTAGAGTTATGGACTGCAGGAATATGTCGTCTTCCACAACTCTGACCTCTCCATCAGTCCACTGCCTGTCTCCCCATTCAACTCCGAAGACACTTCCTTCCAAAGTATGACGGCCATCTAAAATGTTGGAGAAAGTTATTAGAactcatttttttcattactgAATGAATCCATTGGTCTTTAACTGCTTTAAACATGGCACAATAAACGGGCAGTTAAATGTCCACACAATACCAGAGCCATGCAAACTACAACGAAGCCTTACCTTCATCGACTTCATCGTCCGATATCTGAATCGGACCGTGCAATACAGAATCTTTTATGGAACTCTTATCAGCGCCTTGCGTCTCTCGACATCCTCGAGCAAGAACCAGATCGCTCTCCATCCTACTTAATTTTCTCCTTAGTGCTACATTCTCGTACTGGTTCCGAGACATTTCGAGTCGTATCTCGGCGGAACTGTCTTCCACAAGTTTGGTAATTTCTACCACTGCTGCTTTAGCTAGGACCTCCATAATGGAGGCAAGTTGCGCCTGAAAAGTAACGAAATTAACCATTTTTAACACCGATTACCGTGCTTTGAATTACCTCTTTTTTCGGCACGTTGCGGCTAGCTATATCCTGTAGCTAGTGACAGCTGTCTGGAATGTGTAAATCTAAAACAacagtgcatttatttaaaaaaaaaaaacaatttaataaGAAGCTATGTGCCGTTCCTACAATTAATCTGTGATTATTCATCCGTTTTGGACCATTAGGATGCATTTAAGTACTGTTAACCTATTTTTTTCTAACAAGTAAAACCATTTATTTCCGGAAGTCTGAGGCTGAGCAGTCTGCTGATATTTTAGTCTGTGGTGGTGACCGCATAACCGTaaatactgtaaaaacatcGCATTATATTTGggccaaaaacattttcttcgtgagatggctctgtactccccttttagagaaaaatgtaaaaatgtacaaaaatactcTAATAAAAGCTTAAAATCTGTACAAAGACTTTCTTTGGCATACTAATATCCATATATAACCACGAATGTGGCAtgcagtcacatacacaccttTTATAATTCCTTTCTTTGTTGTTCCTTAATTTATCAGTGTTGTCATGGGGTCATGGTCATACATATCACTGTATACCGTCATTATAACATTTTATTCTAATACTAATAATTTTATTGACTGCCATCACAGATAGCGTAGTAACCAGGGAAGTTCAAACTAGTTCACGGTCTTGACCCTGCTGATCATTCCGGTTTAAACCAGcctaaactggtcaagctggttcaAGATGTGCTTTTGACACTTCTAGTTAGTATTAGCATATTCCATGAACTATAAGTAGACACCAGAGCTGAAGTCATAATTGTACCCCTCACTGTGTACAACATTTAAGCAGTGAGGTTATGACTATGTATAGTGTTATAAGGCGTAGTTaatgtgttgaaatgttttACAATTAGATTAGGACCACATGAATTTACACATGTTTTTACGGGGCCTATACTGGACATGGCTACATTGTCCAAATTACAGGAATGTATTGATATTGGGGAAGGTGAGCACTTTGAAACCCCAAAAATGATTTACACTATATACTGGAACATTCCACAACTGCCACCTTTGGGCAACTGACACATTCAtgtcagtgagagtgagagaaattaTGCCCTCACCACTAAAGTAGCCCATTAAAACAGCATCTGTAGCAGCTGTCAAGGACATTATCATGGTTTattaaaacataatacaaaaacgCTCCAGTCTCACTAACTCTCCTGTTTGACCCAAGGGAAAACCCGATGGTGCCTGACATCTAACAATAAACTCCATGGGGATAAACAAAGTTGCAGAGCAATTTACAGAATCCTTTTACAATACTGGGGCAACTCCGTACTGATCACAGTCTACTCGGTGTCTTAGTTCTGTCTCACAGGTTTTGGAATGTCCCAGTACATGAAGTCACACCtgtttgcatttacataatATCAGAATTCACCTACTATCTATCACCAGAGACCAAAGGACTGccttaaaaaaataagattagACGGTTCAATAGCTCTTTGATATGACAATTTGCTGCAGTTCTTCCCTGACAGAGACACATGTGAAAGATACAAAAACTCTGATGGATGGGCTAGGGAAAAATCTAGTCAGATAGGCATTGCTGGTGTTATCTCTCTAGGACACACTATATCACAGGACCAGCATAGCCTGACCCTGGATCAAACAGATGCTATCTTGAACAGTCCTCCTCCCACAATAGTGAAAGGAAAGTGTTTGTTTTAATCATGCTAATAAATCAGACAGCTCAACCACTAACTGAATTATAGAAAGGCAATCCTGAAGGCACAGATACACCGTAGCTTGGACAGATGACTAAAATTCAACTACACTGAAAACTCAACTAGCCCAAGCCCCTTATGCATGTCACTGAAAGGAAGCAATTGGATTCATGTCTGCTGTCTTGTCTCAGGAGCATTGAGGGAAATGGACAGGTATTACAGTTCAACTTCAGACACAGTGGACAAGGGGATGCCAGCATGCATAAGGGCAGTACGAGCTGTTTTTCCGGCCATACAGACCAAGATTTTACATTTTGCCCTCATCTtgcagcacacatacagtggtatcagaaagtattcagaccccttcactttttgcacactttattgtgttgtcgatttcattttaaatggatgaatgaattgcCAGTTTTGCCCATAAATGtgcactcaataacccataatgacacaaagtgaaaaaatattttagaaatgttttattaaattgattaaaaataaaaactggaaTTAAATCTGGAGTGGAACGTCCGGGGATGACAGCCAGACTTTTTAGCAAGAGGCAGAGCATCTGACGGAGATGTGGCAAAGCAGGATGGCACGTGCCCTTCTCCACGTCCTACACGCTCTGTAAACCAAGGCCTGGGCAAAGGTGTCCGCTTTCCTCTCTTCTTCGGGAAATAGAGGGGGCTGGTAACCCAAACAGCACTGGAAAGGGATCCCCGtggaggagacagggagagagttaTAGCCAAGGAAGGCAGCTGGACCAGGTGGTGGGAGTCGCTTCAGCCAGGCAGTCTAGCCCCTTCCCTAATTCGATCTGACCGTTTGTCTCACAGTAAAACCCGGAAGATAGGTTGGGTTGTGCCATTGCTTTTGCTATTTCTAGGCAATTAATGAGCTGCATTAATAATTTTGCTGGTTTTTGATGACCCAGCCTGTTTtccacacaagcacaaaaaaaGTTTCTGTGCGCTGTCACTCTTCCCGAATTGTGTAGTGATTTCCCAATTTAGCCTAACAGTTGCtgttttaaatttgtattttagGTGTATGCCATGTGAGTCTGCTGTCATGTTGCGTTCGTGGAATTGTATAGGCTGTGGGCTATAAGCTACATATAATTGTATGATATAACTATATAGTTTGGTGGATGGGGTCACTGGGGAGGGGGGCCCATGTGTCGTGAGCTACGGACCCCTtaccgagctcagacctcacgttcccacgagcagtaccccacgaggaggtgtctcggggacaaactttaagtactccgaacgtcctggagccctggtaagttctactgaacttccagcccagtctcgaagtgaagggtgtgatgcaaatctggtatacgatttcctgtattcactgtattcctctaaaagaacctttatcacatataatttttccatttacattttagtcatttggcagacgcttttaatccaaagcgacttacaagtgcataggttctaccataagtcaaatcatcacatccagaaactagcaaaatacacatgaaatgctgttctaaacatagttgtcatcataagtgaaatattattataattttttttttaattttttttatttttttttagacaaggatagggatatcagaaaggaggggcaggggaaatcaggagggaggactaaggtagagtttgaaaaggtgggttttgagtctgcgtcgaaatagggggagggattctgctgttctgacagtggtaggcaagtcattccaccactgaggaaccagaacggaaaacaggcgtgaacgtgcagctcgaccgccaggtgcacgtagagagggaaccataaggcgaccagagctggcagaccggagtagtctagctggggagtagggagtgatcagggattgtatgtaaggtggggcagcctgaaatgccaacactagggccttgaaacggatgcgtgtggcaataggaagccagtggaggcctaTGAGAAGCCTaattatagtcagatatactttattataatcaaaagaatcaaaagaatagagttatacagctgacaggttaaatatcatctttcagtt from Conger conger chromosome 14, fConCon1.1, whole genome shotgun sequence encodes:
- the LOC133110612 gene encoding zinc finger protein 397-like, which produces MVNFVTFQAQLASIMEVLAKAAVVEITKLVEDSSAEIRLEMSRNQYENVALRRKLSRMESDLVLARGCRETQGADKSSIKDSVLHGPIQISDDEVDEDGRHTLEGSVFGVEWGDRQWTDGEVRVVEDDIFLQSITLTEEFQSTDMEKDVSSSLIVMEKQGLTSAIPRERLVTSEKRPSDFCSTEMRPPTERQHHEARPETPQTEPIPTEHLEELPGLQRYRSSDEEDLEMKGVRGREPPTKVFVEARSERGVKPQSSPGGELVFESGGLPRAPATQGYSDLEAEDQRCANVSGDPQRLSGQAELHPNQAVEGSRNSTPSLGSLDVKLHIGTPGLACVKEEAEIQTICIEETASERDQRQDRKTLNCVKSEDQAFQARPQRLEASEEGMRDSQSTAESGSDTEDPQIFHMNDSIEPHPISDPANLVSTHSGLSFTQRNSIHDQIHPGKKAFRCTQCGRSFSHRNNLSCHRRIHTGEKPFACVHCGKSFTQQSHLNDHKRIHTGERPFTCVVCGNSFTQQSNLKRHQRIHTGERPYNCMHCRKTFTHLMHLKMHQQVHFGGNTL